In Salvelinus alpinus chromosome 30, SLU_Salpinus.1, whole genome shotgun sequence, a single genomic region encodes these proteins:
- the LOC139559913 gene encoding kinesin-like protein KIF1A isoform X2: protein MAGASVKVAVRVRPFNSREIGKESKCIIQMTGNTTTILNPKQPKENKSFNFDYSYWSHTTPDDINYHSQKQVYKDIGEEMLLHAFEGYNVCIFAYGQTGSGKSYTMMGKQDQKDQQGIIPLLCEDLFTKISDSNTDNSLSYSVEVSYMEIYCERVRDLLNPKNKGNLRVREHPLMGPYVEDLSKLAVTSYNDIQDLMESGNKARTVAATNMNETSSRSHAVFNIIFTQKKHDMDSENTSEKVSKISLVDLAGSERADSTGAKGTRLKEGANINKSLTTLGKVISALAEVDTAPNKNKKKKKVENHIPYRDSVLTWLLRENLGGNSRTAMVAALSPADINYDETLSTLRYADRAKQIRCNAVINEDPNNRLVRELKEEVCRLKDLLYAQGLGDIIDTYRCPGPVIAGLKNLCDYNNFVNNRQAVNQMGDLSTVTNAMTGMSPSPSLSALSSRTGSMANLHDRIFSPASEEAIERLKETEKIIAELNETWEEKLRRTEDIRMQREALLAEMGVAMREDGGTVGVFSPKKTPHLVNLNEDPLMSECLLYYIKDGTTKVGREDARSRQDIVLSGHFIQDEHCTFSSTTGPGGEDDDDTGNVILEPCEGAEIYVNGKLVTTPTLLRSGNRIIMGKSHVFRFTNPEQARQERERTPCAETPVEPVDWAFAQSELLDKQGIDMKQEMESRLQELEDQYRREREEASNLLEQQRLDYESKLEALQKQVDRNSRCLEPPEEEEEPEEEVFPIVPWTKCETELALWAFRKWRFYQFTSLRDLLWGNAIFLKEANAISVELKKKVQFQFVLLTDTLYSPLPPDLLPPSVTKERERQPFPRTIVAVEVQDQKNGATHYWTLEKLRQRLDLMREMYDRAAEVPSSTVEDCDQALTGGDPFYDRFPWFRLVGRAFVYLSNLLYPVPLVHRVAIVSEKGEVKGFLRVAVQAISADEEAPDYGSGVRQSGTAKISFEDQQFEKFQTESCSGSMSHSNTSQEELRFVEGEGQTSDIGADPDEVNNNTCADLSPITATPEAPQSPLKGVLGLELPLELNQEKALSHLRIGSTFTFRVTVLQASSISAEYADIFCQFNFIHRHDEAFSTEPLKNTGRGPPLGFYHVQNITVEVTKSFVEYIKTQPIVFEVFGHYQKQPFPPLCKDLISSHFFYSPLRPSRRQFPRVMPLSKPVPATKLNTLTRSMAGPCHSKYDLMAFFEICELEANGDYIPSVVDHRGGMPCHGTFLLHQGIQRRITVTIAHETGNDVEWKEVKELVVGRIRNTPEADETIIDPNILSLNILSAGYVWPSYDDNVSLGVDHRTFYRFEAAWDSSMHNSLLLNRVTPYGEKIYITLSAYLEMENCTQPTVITKDFCMVFYSRDAKLPASRSIRNLFSTGCLRPSESNRVTGVYEVSLCHVADAGSPGMQRRRRRVLDTSVAYVRGEENLAGWRPRSDSLILDHQWELEKLSLLQEVEKTRHYLLLREKLEATLAAGQDALCKSGDISDFAKSPILSYSLGGSPALESPSQRQRELAAKCLRLLMHTFNREYSQVSSSASESKLSEMSALLMSPSSSGLSTLTPSSTCPSLVEGHYDIRHIEPSSGASTPDLDPFSPVDRKRIPGRGSTFVPDIQEIRVSPIVSKKGYLHFLEPHTSGWVKRYVVVRRPYVYLYRNERDNVERAVINLSSAQVEYSEDKQTLLRTPNTFAVCTEHRGILLQASNDKEMHDWLYAFNPLLAGTIRSKLSRRKSGPRM from the exons CGATCCTAAACCCCAAACAGCCGAAGGAGAACAAGAGCTTCAACTTCGACTACTCCTACTGGTCACATACCACG cCGGACGACATCAACTATCATTCACAGAAGCAGGTGTACAAAGACATTGGAGAGGAGATGTTGCTGCATGCCTTTGAGGGCTACAACGTGTGTATCTTTGCATATGGCCAGACTGGATCTGGGAAGAGCTACACCATGATGGGCAAGCAGGACCAGAAGGACCAGCAAGGCATTATCCCCCTg CTTTGTGAGGACCTCTTCACCAAGATCAGTGACAGCAATACTGACAACAGCTTGTCCTACTCCGTAGAG GTGAGCTACATGGAGATCTACTGTGAGCGTGTGCGTGACCTGCTGAACCCGAAGAACAAAGGGAACCTGCGTGTGAGAGAGCACCCCCTGATGGGGCCCTACGTGGAGGACCTGTCCAAACTGGCCGTCACCTCCTACAACGACATCCAGGACCTGATGGAGTCTGGCAACAAGGCCAG GACGGTGGCAGCCACTAACATGAACGAGACCAGCAGCCGCTCTCACGCTGTCTTCAACATCATCTTCACTCAGAAGAAACACGACATGGATTCAGAGAACACGTCTGAGAAG GTGAGCAAGATCAGCCTGGTGGATCTGGCTGGGAGTGAGAGAGCTGACTCTACAGGAGCCAAAGGAACCAGGCTGAAG GAAGGAGCAAATATCAACAAATCTCTAACCACACTGGGAAAAGTCATCTCTGCTTTAGCTGAAGTG GACACGGCACCAAATAAG aacaagaagaagaagaaagtggAGAACCATATCCCATACAGAGACTCAGTGCTGACCTGGCTGCTGAGAGAGAACCTGG GGGGTAACTCTCGCACTGCCATGGTGGCAGCCCTCAGCCCTGCTGATATCAACTATGACGAGACCCTGAGCACCCTCAG GTATGCAGACCGCGCTAAGCAGATCCGCTGTAACGCTGTTATCAACGAGGACCCCAACAACCGTCTGGTGCGTGAGTTGAAGGAGGAGGTGTGTCGCCTCAAGGACCTCCTCTATGCTCAGGGCCTGGGAGATATCATAGaca catATCGATGTCCTGGTCCTGTGATAGCTGGTTTGAAAA ACTTGTGTGATtacaacaactttgtcaataaTCGCCAGGCTGTCAATCAAATGGGTGATCTATCCACAGTGACCAATGCCATGACTGGGATGagcccctctccctcactctctgctCTGTCCAGCCGCACGGGCTCCATGGCAAACCTGCACGACCGCATCTTCAGCCCCGCCTCCGAGGAGGCCATAGAGAGACTCAag GAAACAGAGAAAATCATTGCAGAGCTCAATGAGACATGGGAGGAGAAGCTGCGCCGTACTGAAGATATCCGGATGCAGAG GGAAGCCCTACTGGCTGAGATGGGTGTGGCCATGAGAGAAGATGGAGGCACCGTGGGCGTGTTCTCCCCCAAGAAG ACCCCTCACCTGGTGAACCTAAACGAGGACCCATTGATGTCTGAGTGCTTACTCTACTACATCAAAGATGGGACCACCAA GGTGGGTCGTGAGGACGCCAGAAGTCGCCAGGACATTGTGCTCAGCGGCCATTTTATCCAGGACGAGCACTGCACCTTCAGCAGCACCACAGGCCCCGGGGGAGAAG ATGATGATGACACAGGGAACGTCATCCTGGAGCCCTGCGAGGGGGCGGAGATCTATGTCAACGGGAAACTGGTGACCACGCCTACTCTGCTTCGCTCAG GGAACCGCATTATCATGGGGAAGAGCCATGTGTTTCGCTTCACTAACCCGGAGCAGGCGCGACAGGAGCGGGAGAGGACGCCCTGTGCTGAGACCCCCGTGGAGCCCGTGGACTGGGCCTTCGCCCAGAGTGAGCTGCTGGACAAACAGGGCATCGACATGAAGCAGGAGATGGAGTCAAG GCTTCAGGAGTTAGAAGATCAGTACCGCAGAGAACGAGAGGAGGCCAGTAACCTTCTGGAACAACAGAGACTG GACTATGAGAGTAAACTGGAGGCCCTGCAGAAACAGGTGGACAGAAACTCCCGTTGCCTGGAGCccccagaggaagaggaggagcctgAGGAAGAAG TTTTTCCCATAGTTCCATGGACCAAGTGTGAGACGGAGCTTGCACTGTGGGCATTCCGTAAGTGGCGTTTCTACCAGTTTACCTCCCTCAGGGACCTGCTGTGGGGAAACGCCATCTTCCTCAAGGAAGCCAACGCCATCAGTGTGGAGCTCAAGAAGAAG GTCCAGTTCCAGTTTGTGCTGCTGACCGACACACTGTACTCCCCACTGCCCCCGGACCTGCTGCCCCCCAGCGTGaccaaggagagggagagacagcccTTCCCCCGCACCATCGTAGCAGTGGAGGTCCAGGACCAGAAGAACGGGGCCACACACTACTGGACCCTGGAGAAACTCAG GCAGAGGCTGGACCTGATGAGGGAGATGTACGACCGTGCGGCGGAGGTGCCTAGCAGCACTGTGGAGGACTGTGACCAGGCCCTGACCGGGGGAGACCCCTTCTATGACCGCTTCCCATGGTTCCGTCTGGTGGGCAG GGCCTTTGTGTACCTGAGTAACCTGCTGTACCCCGTGCCCCTGGTGCACCGTGTGGCCATCGTCAGTGAGAAGGGAGAGGTGAAGGGCTTCCTCAGGGTGGCAGTCCAGGCCATCTCAG CTGATGAAGAAGCCCCAGACTATGGTTCTGGTGTCAGACAGTCAGGAACTGCCAAGATCTCCTTTGAGGACCAACAGTTTGAGAAG TTCCAGACAGAGTCGTGTTCTGGCAGCATGTCCCACTCTAACACCTCCCAAGAGGAGCTCCGCTTTGTTGAGGGGGAGGGACAGACCTCTGACATAGGAGCTGACCCTGACGAGGTCAACAACAACACCTGTGCTG ACCTGTCCCCCATCACAGCCACTCCGGAGGCCCCTCAGAGCCCGTTAAAGGGGGTTCTGGGTCTGGAACTACCCCTGGAGCTGAACCAGGAGAAGGCCCTGTCCCACCTCCGCATCGGATCCACTTTCACCTTCAGGGTCACCGTGCTGCAAGCCTCCAGCATCTCTGCTGAATATGCCGATATCTTCTGCCAGTTCAA CTTCATCCACCGACATGACGAGGCGTTCTCCACTGAGCCACTGAAGAACACTGGCAGGGGACCTCCTCTGGGATTCTACCATGTACAGAAT ATCACGGTAGAGGTCACCAAGTCGTTTGTGGAGTATATCAAGACCCAGCCCATCGTCTTCGAGGTGTTTGGTCACTACCAGAAACAGCCGTTCCCACCTCTCTGCAAAGACCTCATCAG TTCACACTTTTTTTACAGTCCCCTTCGACCTTCTAGGAGGCAATTCCCGAGGGTCATGCCCTTGTCTAAACCAG TGCCGGCCACCAAGCTAAACACCTTGACTCGCTCCATGGCAGGCCCATGTCACTCCAAATATGACCTCATGGCCTTCTTTGAGATCTGTGAGCTAGAGGCCAACGGAGA CTATATCCCTTCAGTGGTGGACCACAGAGGTGGCATGCCTTGCCATGGAACCTTCCTCCTTCACCAG GGCATCCAGAGGAGAATCACAGTTACCATAGCACACGAGACAGGAAATGACGTAGAGTGGAAGGAGGTCAAGGAGCTGGTGGTGG GGCGTATCCGGAATACTCCGGAGGCTGACGAGACCATCATTGACCCAaacatcctctccctcaacatcttGTCTGCAGGCTACGTCTGGCCCTCGTATGACGACAA TGTTTCCCTGGGAGTTGACCATAG GACGTTTTACCGGTTTGAGGCAGCATGGGACAGCTCCATGCACAACTCCCTCCTTCTGAACCGCGTCACTCCCTATGGAGAGAAGATCTACATCACCCTCTCAGCCTACCTAGAG ATGGAGAACTGCACCCAGCCGACGGTGATCACCAAAGACTTCTGTATGGTGTTCTACTCCCGTGACGCCAAGCTCCCCGCCTCTCGCTCCATTAGAAACCTTTTCAGCACCGGCTGCCTAAGGCCCTCAGAGAG taaccgTGTCACTGGAGTGTATGAAGTCAGTCTCTGCCATGTCGCTGATGCCGGAAGTCCAG GCATGCAGCGGCGGCGCCGGCGCGTCTTGGACACCTCAGTGGCATACGTCCGTGGAGAGGAGAACCTGGCTGGGTGGAGGCCCCGTAGCGACAGCCTCATCCTGGACCACCAGTGGGAGCTGGAGAAACTCAGCCTGCTGCAGGAG GTAGAGAAGACCAGGCATTACCTGCTACTGCGGGAGAAACTAGAGGCCACCCTGGCCGCGGGGCAGGACGCGCTCTGCAAGAGTGGCGACATCAGCGACTTTGCCAAGAGCCCCATCCTCAGCTACAGCCTCGGGGGCAGTCCTGCCCTGGAAAGCCCCAGCCAGAGGCAAAGGGAGCTGGCTGCCAAG TGTCTGCGGTTGCTCATGCACACCTTCAACAGGGAGTACAGCCAGGTGAGCAGCAGTGCCAGTGAGAGCAAG ctGTCTGAGATGTCAGCGTTGCTGATGTCACCGTCCTCTTCTGGTCTGAGCACGCTAACGCCGTCCTCTACTTGCCCCTCATTGGTGGAGGGACATTATGACATCAG ACACATTGAGCCCAGCTCTGGAGCTTCAACCCCAGACCTGGACCCCTTTAGCCCTGTAGATAGGAAGAGGATCCCGGGTAGAGGCAGCACTTTCGTCCCTGACATCCAGGAGATCCGCGTCAG CCCCATCGTGTCGAAGAAAGGCTACCTGCACTTCCTGGAGCCTCACACCAGTGGCTGGGTGAAGCGCTACGTGGTGGTACGCCGGCCCTACGTCTACCTGTACCGCAACGAGAGGGACAATGTGGAGCGCGCTGTCATCAACCTCTCCTCTGCCCAGGTGGAATACAGCGAGGACAAGCAGACTCTGCTCCGG ACTCCAAACACATTTGCAGTGTGCACCGAGCATCGTGGAATACTTCTCCAAGCCAGTAATGACAAGGAGATGCACGACTGGCTGTATGCTTTTAACCCCCTGCTCGCCGGAACTATCAG GTCTAAGCTCTCCAGAAGAAAGTCAGGCCCAAGGAtgtga
- the LOC139559913 gene encoding kinesin-like protein KIF1A isoform X1, which yields MAGASVKVAVRVRPFNSREIGKESKCIIQMTGNTTTILNPKQPKENKSFNFDYSYWSHTTPDDINYHSQKQVYKDIGEEMLLHAFEGYNVCIFAYGQTGSGKSYTMMGKQDQKDQQGIIPLLCEDLFTKISDSNTDNSLSYSVEVSYMEIYCERVRDLLNPKNKGNLRVREHPLMGPYVEDLSKLAVTSYNDIQDLMESGNKARTVAATNMNETSSRSHAVFNIIFTQKKHDMDSENTSEKVSKISLVDLAGSERADSTGAKGTRLKEGANINKSLTTLGKVISALAEVDTAPNKNKKKKKVENHIPYRDSVLTWLLRENLGGNSRTAMVAALSPADINYDETLSTLRYADRAKQIRCNAVINEDPNNRLVRELKEEVCRLKDLLYAQGLGDIIDTYRCPGPVIAGLKNLCDYNNFVNNRQAVNQMGDLSTVTNAMTGMSPSPSLSALSSRTGSMANLHDRIFSPASEEAIERLKETEKIIAELNETWEEKLRRTEDIRMQREALLAEMGVAMREDGGTVGVFSPKKTPHLVNLNEDPLMSECLLYYIKDGTTKVGREDARSRQDIVLSGHFIQDEHCTFSSTTGPGGEDDDDTGNVILEPCEGAEIYVNGKLVTTPTLLRSGNRIIMGKSHVFRFTNPEQARQERERTPCAETPVEPVDWAFAQSELLDKQGIDMKQEMESRLQELEDQYRREREEASNLLEQQRLDYESKLEALQKQVDRNSRCLEPPEEEEEPEEEVFPIVPWTKCETELALWAFRKWRFYQFTSLRDLLWGNAIFLKEANAISVELKKKVQFQFVLLTDTLYSPLPPDLLPPSVTKERERQPFPRTIVAVEVQDQKNGATHYWTLEKLRQRLDLMREMYDRAAEVPSSTVEDCDQALTGGDPFYDRFPWFRLVGRAFVYLSNLLYPVPLVHRVAIVSEKGEVKGFLRVAVQAISADEEAPDYGSGVRQSGTAKISFEDQQFEKVESFQTESCSGSMSHSNTSQEELRFVEGEGQTSDIGADPDEVNNNTCADLSPITATPEAPQSPLKGVLGLELPLELNQEKALSHLRIGSTFTFRVTVLQASSISAEYADIFCQFNFIHRHDEAFSTEPLKNTGRGPPLGFYHVQNITVEVTKSFVEYIKTQPIVFEVFGHYQKQPFPPLCKDLISSHFFYSPLRPSRRQFPRVMPLSKPVPATKLNTLTRSMAGPCHSKYDLMAFFEICELEANGDYIPSVVDHRGGMPCHGTFLLHQGIQRRITVTIAHETGNDVEWKEVKELVVGRIRNTPEADETIIDPNILSLNILSAGYVWPSYDDNVSLGVDHRTFYRFEAAWDSSMHNSLLLNRVTPYGEKIYITLSAYLEMENCTQPTVITKDFCMVFYSRDAKLPASRSIRNLFSTGCLRPSESNRVTGVYEVSLCHVADAGSPGMQRRRRRVLDTSVAYVRGEENLAGWRPRSDSLILDHQWELEKLSLLQEVEKTRHYLLLREKLEATLAAGQDALCKSGDISDFAKSPILSYSLGGSPALESPSQRQRELAAKCLRLLMHTFNREYSQVSSSASESKLSEMSALLMSPSSSGLSTLTPSSTCPSLVEGHYDIRHIEPSSGASTPDLDPFSPVDRKRIPGRGSTFVPDIQEIRVSPIVSKKGYLHFLEPHTSGWVKRYVVVRRPYVYLYRNERDNVERAVINLSSAQVEYSEDKQTLLRTPNTFAVCTEHRGILLQASNDKEMHDWLYAFNPLLAGTIRSKLSRRKSGPRM from the exons CGATCCTAAACCCCAAACAGCCGAAGGAGAACAAGAGCTTCAACTTCGACTACTCCTACTGGTCACATACCACG cCGGACGACATCAACTATCATTCACAGAAGCAGGTGTACAAAGACATTGGAGAGGAGATGTTGCTGCATGCCTTTGAGGGCTACAACGTGTGTATCTTTGCATATGGCCAGACTGGATCTGGGAAGAGCTACACCATGATGGGCAAGCAGGACCAGAAGGACCAGCAAGGCATTATCCCCCTg CTTTGTGAGGACCTCTTCACCAAGATCAGTGACAGCAATACTGACAACAGCTTGTCCTACTCCGTAGAG GTGAGCTACATGGAGATCTACTGTGAGCGTGTGCGTGACCTGCTGAACCCGAAGAACAAAGGGAACCTGCGTGTGAGAGAGCACCCCCTGATGGGGCCCTACGTGGAGGACCTGTCCAAACTGGCCGTCACCTCCTACAACGACATCCAGGACCTGATGGAGTCTGGCAACAAGGCCAG GACGGTGGCAGCCACTAACATGAACGAGACCAGCAGCCGCTCTCACGCTGTCTTCAACATCATCTTCACTCAGAAGAAACACGACATGGATTCAGAGAACACGTCTGAGAAG GTGAGCAAGATCAGCCTGGTGGATCTGGCTGGGAGTGAGAGAGCTGACTCTACAGGAGCCAAAGGAACCAGGCTGAAG GAAGGAGCAAATATCAACAAATCTCTAACCACACTGGGAAAAGTCATCTCTGCTTTAGCTGAAGTG GACACGGCACCAAATAAG aacaagaagaagaagaaagtggAGAACCATATCCCATACAGAGACTCAGTGCTGACCTGGCTGCTGAGAGAGAACCTGG GGGGTAACTCTCGCACTGCCATGGTGGCAGCCCTCAGCCCTGCTGATATCAACTATGACGAGACCCTGAGCACCCTCAG GTATGCAGACCGCGCTAAGCAGATCCGCTGTAACGCTGTTATCAACGAGGACCCCAACAACCGTCTGGTGCGTGAGTTGAAGGAGGAGGTGTGTCGCCTCAAGGACCTCCTCTATGCTCAGGGCCTGGGAGATATCATAGaca catATCGATGTCCTGGTCCTGTGATAGCTGGTTTGAAAA ACTTGTGTGATtacaacaactttgtcaataaTCGCCAGGCTGTCAATCAAATGGGTGATCTATCCACAGTGACCAATGCCATGACTGGGATGagcccctctccctcactctctgctCTGTCCAGCCGCACGGGCTCCATGGCAAACCTGCACGACCGCATCTTCAGCCCCGCCTCCGAGGAGGCCATAGAGAGACTCAag GAAACAGAGAAAATCATTGCAGAGCTCAATGAGACATGGGAGGAGAAGCTGCGCCGTACTGAAGATATCCGGATGCAGAG GGAAGCCCTACTGGCTGAGATGGGTGTGGCCATGAGAGAAGATGGAGGCACCGTGGGCGTGTTCTCCCCCAAGAAG ACCCCTCACCTGGTGAACCTAAACGAGGACCCATTGATGTCTGAGTGCTTACTCTACTACATCAAAGATGGGACCACCAA GGTGGGTCGTGAGGACGCCAGAAGTCGCCAGGACATTGTGCTCAGCGGCCATTTTATCCAGGACGAGCACTGCACCTTCAGCAGCACCACAGGCCCCGGGGGAGAAG ATGATGATGACACAGGGAACGTCATCCTGGAGCCCTGCGAGGGGGCGGAGATCTATGTCAACGGGAAACTGGTGACCACGCCTACTCTGCTTCGCTCAG GGAACCGCATTATCATGGGGAAGAGCCATGTGTTTCGCTTCACTAACCCGGAGCAGGCGCGACAGGAGCGGGAGAGGACGCCCTGTGCTGAGACCCCCGTGGAGCCCGTGGACTGGGCCTTCGCCCAGAGTGAGCTGCTGGACAAACAGGGCATCGACATGAAGCAGGAGATGGAGTCAAG GCTTCAGGAGTTAGAAGATCAGTACCGCAGAGAACGAGAGGAGGCCAGTAACCTTCTGGAACAACAGAGACTG GACTATGAGAGTAAACTGGAGGCCCTGCAGAAACAGGTGGACAGAAACTCCCGTTGCCTGGAGCccccagaggaagaggaggagcctgAGGAAGAAG TTTTTCCCATAGTTCCATGGACCAAGTGTGAGACGGAGCTTGCACTGTGGGCATTCCGTAAGTGGCGTTTCTACCAGTTTACCTCCCTCAGGGACCTGCTGTGGGGAAACGCCATCTTCCTCAAGGAAGCCAACGCCATCAGTGTGGAGCTCAAGAAGAAG GTCCAGTTCCAGTTTGTGCTGCTGACCGACACACTGTACTCCCCACTGCCCCCGGACCTGCTGCCCCCCAGCGTGaccaaggagagggagagacagcccTTCCCCCGCACCATCGTAGCAGTGGAGGTCCAGGACCAGAAGAACGGGGCCACACACTACTGGACCCTGGAGAAACTCAG GCAGAGGCTGGACCTGATGAGGGAGATGTACGACCGTGCGGCGGAGGTGCCTAGCAGCACTGTGGAGGACTGTGACCAGGCCCTGACCGGGGGAGACCCCTTCTATGACCGCTTCCCATGGTTCCGTCTGGTGGGCAG GGCCTTTGTGTACCTGAGTAACCTGCTGTACCCCGTGCCCCTGGTGCACCGTGTGGCCATCGTCAGTGAGAAGGGAGAGGTGAAGGGCTTCCTCAGGGTGGCAGTCCAGGCCATCTCAG CTGATGAAGAAGCCCCAGACTATGGTTCTGGTGTCAGACAGTCAGGAACTGCCAAGATCTCCTTTGAGGACCAACAGTTTGAGAAGGTAGAATCA TTCCAGACAGAGTCGTGTTCTGGCAGCATGTCCCACTCTAACACCTCCCAAGAGGAGCTCCGCTTTGTTGAGGGGGAGGGACAGACCTCTGACATAGGAGCTGACCCTGACGAGGTCAACAACAACACCTGTGCTG ACCTGTCCCCCATCACAGCCACTCCGGAGGCCCCTCAGAGCCCGTTAAAGGGGGTTCTGGGTCTGGAACTACCCCTGGAGCTGAACCAGGAGAAGGCCCTGTCCCACCTCCGCATCGGATCCACTTTCACCTTCAGGGTCACCGTGCTGCAAGCCTCCAGCATCTCTGCTGAATATGCCGATATCTTCTGCCAGTTCAA CTTCATCCACCGACATGACGAGGCGTTCTCCACTGAGCCACTGAAGAACACTGGCAGGGGACCTCCTCTGGGATTCTACCATGTACAGAAT ATCACGGTAGAGGTCACCAAGTCGTTTGTGGAGTATATCAAGACCCAGCCCATCGTCTTCGAGGTGTTTGGTCACTACCAGAAACAGCCGTTCCCACCTCTCTGCAAAGACCTCATCAG TTCACACTTTTTTTACAGTCCCCTTCGACCTTCTAGGAGGCAATTCCCGAGGGTCATGCCCTTGTCTAAACCAG TGCCGGCCACCAAGCTAAACACCTTGACTCGCTCCATGGCAGGCCCATGTCACTCCAAATATGACCTCATGGCCTTCTTTGAGATCTGTGAGCTAGAGGCCAACGGAGA CTATATCCCTTCAGTGGTGGACCACAGAGGTGGCATGCCTTGCCATGGAACCTTCCTCCTTCACCAG GGCATCCAGAGGAGAATCACAGTTACCATAGCACACGAGACAGGAAATGACGTAGAGTGGAAGGAGGTCAAGGAGCTGGTGGTGG GGCGTATCCGGAATACTCCGGAGGCTGACGAGACCATCATTGACCCAaacatcctctccctcaacatcttGTCTGCAGGCTACGTCTGGCCCTCGTATGACGACAA TGTTTCCCTGGGAGTTGACCATAG GACGTTTTACCGGTTTGAGGCAGCATGGGACAGCTCCATGCACAACTCCCTCCTTCTGAACCGCGTCACTCCCTATGGAGAGAAGATCTACATCACCCTCTCAGCCTACCTAGAG ATGGAGAACTGCACCCAGCCGACGGTGATCACCAAAGACTTCTGTATGGTGTTCTACTCCCGTGACGCCAAGCTCCCCGCCTCTCGCTCCATTAGAAACCTTTTCAGCACCGGCTGCCTAAGGCCCTCAGAGAG taaccgTGTCACTGGAGTGTATGAAGTCAGTCTCTGCCATGTCGCTGATGCCGGAAGTCCAG GCATGCAGCGGCGGCGCCGGCGCGTCTTGGACACCTCAGTGGCATACGTCCGTGGAGAGGAGAACCTGGCTGGGTGGAGGCCCCGTAGCGACAGCCTCATCCTGGACCACCAGTGGGAGCTGGAGAAACTCAGCCTGCTGCAGGAG GTAGAGAAGACCAGGCATTACCTGCTACTGCGGGAGAAACTAGAGGCCACCCTGGCCGCGGGGCAGGACGCGCTCTGCAAGAGTGGCGACATCAGCGACTTTGCCAAGAGCCCCATCCTCAGCTACAGCCTCGGGGGCAGTCCTGCCCTGGAAAGCCCCAGCCAGAGGCAAAGGGAGCTGGCTGCCAAG TGTCTGCGGTTGCTCATGCACACCTTCAACAGGGAGTACAGCCAGGTGAGCAGCAGTGCCAGTGAGAGCAAG ctGTCTGAGATGTCAGCGTTGCTGATGTCACCGTCCTCTTCTGGTCTGAGCACGCTAACGCCGTCCTCTACTTGCCCCTCATTGGTGGAGGGACATTATGACATCAG ACACATTGAGCCCAGCTCTGGAGCTTCAACCCCAGACCTGGACCCCTTTAGCCCTGTAGATAGGAAGAGGATCCCGGGTAGAGGCAGCACTTTCGTCCCTGACATCCAGGAGATCCGCGTCAG CCCCATCGTGTCGAAGAAAGGCTACCTGCACTTCCTGGAGCCTCACACCAGTGGCTGGGTGAAGCGCTACGTGGTGGTACGCCGGCCCTACGTCTACCTGTACCGCAACGAGAGGGACAATGTGGAGCGCGCTGTCATCAACCTCTCCTCTGCCCAGGTGGAATACAGCGAGGACAAGCAGACTCTGCTCCGG ACTCCAAACACATTTGCAGTGTGCACCGAGCATCGTGGAATACTTCTCCAAGCCAGTAATGACAAGGAGATGCACGACTGGCTGTATGCTTTTAACCCCCTGCTCGCCGGAACTATCAG GTCTAAGCTCTCCAGAAGAAAGTCAGGCCCAAGGAtgtga